The sequence below is a genomic window from Serratia nevei.
GCACCGGCTGCGGCGCCGGCGTGGCGCTGAACGGCCAGGCGCATTCCGGCGGCAACGGCATCGCCGGCGAATGGGGCCACAATCCGCTGCCGTGGCAGGATGACGATGAGCTGCGTTACGCCCGCGAAGTGCCGTGCTACTGCGGCAAGCCGGGCTGCATCGAAACCTTTATTTCCGGCACCGGTTTCGCCACCGACTATGCGCGCCTGAGCGGCAACGCGCTGCAAGGGTACGAGATCATGGCGCTGAGCGAGCGGGGCGATGCGCTGGCGGAGCAGGCGATCGTTCGCTACGAAATGCGGCTGGCGAAAGCGTTGGCGCACGTGATCAACATTCTGGATCCGGACGTGGTGGTGCTCGGCGGCGGCATGAGCAACGTGGATCGCCTGTACCGCACGGTGCCTGAAAGGGTGAAAGGTTGGGTATTTGGCGGCGAGTGTGAAACGCCGATCCGCAAGGCGGTGCACGGCGACTCCAGCGGCGTACGCGGTGCGGCCTGGCTGTGGCCGCAACAGCAGCGCTAAGCGTTGCAACAAAGCGCGAGACTGCTCGCGCTTTAAACGACTCCCTGTACAAAAACTGGACGGCA
It includes:
- the mak gene encoding fructokinase, producing the protein MRIGIDLGGTKIEVIALADDGRELFRHRIATPRHDYGQTLAAIAGLVKLAEDHTGEQGSVGIGIPGTLSPFTGRVKNANSVWLNGQPLDKDLSVLLAREVRIANDANCLAVSEATDGAGAGAQTVFAVIIGTGCGAGVALNGQAHSGGNGIAGEWGHNPLPWQDDDELRYAREVPCYCGKPGCIETFISGTGFATDYARLSGNALQGYEIMALSERGDALAEQAIVRYEMRLAKALAHVINILDPDVVVLGGGMSNVDRLYRTVPERVKGWVFGGECETPIRKAVHGDSSGVRGAAWLWPQQQR